The Cydia pomonella isolate Wapato2018A chromosome 20, ilCydPomo1, whole genome shotgun sequence genome contains a region encoding:
- the LOC133529035 gene encoding eukaryotic translation initiation factor 3 subunit A-like, with protein MARYGQRPENALKRANEFMDLNKPARALDTLQEVFRNKKWAYNWSESVLEPIMFKYLELCVDLRKSHIAKEGLFQYRNMFQSVNVGSLEQVIRGYLRMAEERTEAARAQSTQAVIDTDDLDNLATPESILLSAVSGEDAQDRSDRTILTPWVKFLWESYCQCLELLRTNAHVETLYHDIARMAFQFCLKYSRKTEFRKLCDKLRKHLEDICKPTVQTGNVSISKPETQQLNLETRLFQLDSAIQMELWQEAYKAIEDIHSLMNMSKKTPVAKTMANYYGKLALVFWKAGHCLFHAAALLKLFQLSREMKKNITQEELQKMACRVLVAVLSVPLPSLHPEFDRFVETDKSPVEKAQRLAVLLGLAQPPTRTSLLKDVVRLNVVGLASPQLQQLYAWLEVEFDPLTICHNVKGVIKALQEEPNSPLAQYTSALNDVALVRLVRQVAQCYACVQFPRLLQLAATDDLFHLERLLVDCVRHNDMQIRVDHANKCVHFGVEAGGGEWCSAADEACGGAILQATPAEEVREQLVRAAEVLSRAVQTLFPSRRRAERERARAHMVQHYHEHKHAEHQRVLQRHKIIEERKEYIERLNTVREEEELRRQEEQLRIAAAAEARRQEAEREEREKRRHASEMAAVRERHLRERIAHISQSDVGKRVLSKLDEEVLKKMDAEAIAQREAEELMKERRELQARLKSQEKKVDYFERAKRLEEIPLLQKSLEEKQVQDKAFWEQQEKERIQQLIEARTRDVATAERLSRMHSHRDEFISRLSAERGAAHQQRLKAFADKLAAERAKRRQERAQQRAEQRRQEWLAEKRRAEERAAEEARRIKEEEERKEREERERKLAEEQAAARERKEKEERERQEYLARVEAKARAKEAEVERRLEEQRAAAASASSWRRGDPPPRDKDGKPDDKDSAWRTKADGKDDKKAEPWRPARMREAGARDERPRSPERRRDERPPPARDDRDRRDERGPPRDEGAWRSARDTRDIRDTRDSRDARDPRDARDPRDAREPERDRARYGGRSSGPGADGGSWRRAPADPPPAPSERSSAWRTKDAPPRDDRYRDAPRGDRDRDRDGPRDRDGFRDRGGDRDRYPPRRDDGPRDRDGPRRDDGPRDRDGPRRDDRDGPRRDDRDGPRRDDRDGPRRDDRDRRDDRDRRAPPRREDKPRDPDGDDWQPVTRR; from the exons ATGGCGCGATACGGTCAAAGACCGGAAAATGCCCTCAAACGGGCCAATG AGTTTATGGACCTGAACAAGCCCGCTCGGGCGCTGGACACCTTGCAAGAGGTGTTCCGCAACAAGAAATGGGCATACAATTGGTCCGAGTCGGTGCTGGAGCCCATCATGTTCAAGTACCTGGAGCTGTGCGTGGACCTCCGCAAGTCTCACATCGCGAAAGAAGGCCTGTTCCAGTATCGAAACATGTTCCAGTCGGTGAACGTTGGATCTTTGGAGCAAGTCATTAG AGGCTATTTACGAATGGCAGAAGAGAGAACGGAGGCCGCCCGGGCGCAATCCACACAGGCTGTCATTGACACTGATGATCTTGACAACCTTGCTACGCCTGAGAGCATCCTGCTAAGTGCCGTGTCCGGGGAGGATGCACAGGACCGATCTGACAGGACTATACTTACTCCATGG GTGAAATTCCTCTGGGAGTCCTACTGCCAATGCTTGGAGCTGCTCCGCACGAACGCGCACGTGGAGACCTTGTACCACGACATCGCGCGTATGGCATTCCAGTTCTGCCTGAAGTACTCGCGCAAGACTGAGTTCAGGAAGCTCTGTGACAAGCTTAGAAAGCATTTGGAGGATATCTGCAAGCCCACC GTGCAAACTGGCAATGTGAGCATCTCTAAGCCGGAGACACAGCAACTCAACCTGGAGACCAGGCTGTTCCAGCTTGACAGCGCCATTCAGATGGAGCTTTGGCAG GAAGCTTATAAGGCCATTGAGGACATACACAGCCTCATGAACATGTCCAAGAAGACCCCCGTGGCTAAGACCATGGCCAACTACTACGGCAAGCTCGCCCTGGTCTTCTGGAAGGCGGGCCACTGCCTGTTCCATGCAGCCGCTCTGCTCAAGCTGTTCCAGCTGTCTCGAGAGATGAAGAAGAACATCACCCAGGAGGAGCTGCAGAA AATGGCGTGCCGCGTGCTGGTGGCGGTGCTGTCGGTGCCGCTGCCGTCGCTGCACCCCGAGTTCGACCGCTTCGTGGAGACGGACAAGAGCCCCGTCGAGAAGGCGCAGCGCCTCGCCGTGCTGCTCGGCCTGGCGCAGCCGCCCACCAGGACCAGTCTGCTTAAAG ATGTGGTCCGTCTCAACGTCGTGGGACTGGCATCTCCGCAGCTCCAGCAGCTGTATGCGTGGCTCGAGGTCGAGTTCGACCCTCTGACCATCTGCCACAACGTCAAGGGAGTCATCAAGGCCCTGCAGGAGGAACCCA ATTCGCCCCTGGCGCAATACACCAGCGCCCTGAACGACGTGGCGCTAGTGCGGCTGGTCCGCCAGGTGGCGCAGTGCTACGCCTGCGTGCAGTTCCCGCGCCTGCTGCAGCTGGCCGCCACCGACGACCTGTTCCATCTGGAGCGCCTGCTGGTGGACTGCGTGCGCCACAACGACATGCAGATCCGCGTCGACCACGCCAACAA ATGCGTGCACTTCGGCGTGGAAGCCGGCGGCGGCGAGTGGTGCTCGGCCGCCGACGAGGCCTGCGGCGGCGCCATCCTGCAGGCCACGCCCGCCGAGGAG GTCCGCGAGCAACTAGTCCGCGCAGCCGAAGTGCTGTCCCGCGCCGTGCAGACGCTGTTCCCGTCGCGGCGCCGCGCCGAGCGCGagcgcgcgcgcgcgcacaTGGTGCAGCACTACCACGAGCACAAGCACGCCGAGCACCAGCGCGTGCTGCAGCGCCACAAGATCATCGAGGAGCGCAAGGAGTACATCGAGCGGCTCAACACTGTGCGCGAGGAGGAGGAGCTCAG GCGTCAAGAGGAACAGCTCCGCATCGCGGCCGCGGCCGAGGCGCGCCGCCAGGAGGCGGAGCGCGAGGAGCGCGAGAAGCGCCGCCACGCCTCCGAGATGGCCGCCGTGCGCGAGCGCCATCTGCGCGAGAGGATCGCGCACATCTCGCAGAGCGACGTCGGCAAGCGCGTGCTGTCCAAGCTGGACGAGGAG GTGCTGAAGAAAATGGACGCCGAAGCGATCGCCCAACGTGAGGCTGAAGAATTGATGAAAGAGCGCCGCGAGCTGCAGGCCAGGCTCAAGTCTCAGGAGAAGAAG GTGGACTATTTCGAGCGCGCCAAACGCCTGGAGGAGATCCCTTTGCTCCAGAAGAGCTTAGAAGAGAAACAGGTGCAGGACAAGGCTTTCTGGGAGCAGCAGGAGAAGGAACGCATCCAACAACTTATCG AGGCGCGCACTCGCGATGTAGCGACAGCGGAGCGCCTGTCGCGCATGCACTCGCACCGCGACGAGTTCATCTCGCGGCTGTCGGCCGAGCGCGGCGCCGCGCACCAGCAGCGCCTCAAGGCCTTCGCCGACAAGCTCGCCGCCGAGCGCGCCAAGCGCCGCCAGGagcgcgcgcagcagcgcgcCGAGCAGCGCCGGCAGGAG tGGCTGGCAGAGAAGCGTCGCGCAGAAGAACGCGCGGCAGAGGAAGCGCGCCGCATCAAGGAGGAAGAGGAACGCAAAGAACGAGAGGAGAGGGAGAGAAAACTGGCGGAGGAACAAGCCGCCGCCCGCGAACGCAAGGAGAAGGAAGAGAG ggaacgccaagaatacctaGCCCGCGTGGAAGCCAAAGCCCGCGCCAAAGAGGCTGAAGTGGAGCGCCGGCTCGAGGAGCAGAgggccgccgccgcctccgccAGCTCCTGGCGCCGCGGGGACCCGCCGCCGCGCGACAAGGACGGCAAGCCCGACGACAAGGACAGCGCCTGGAGGACCAAGGCAGACGGCAAGGACGACAAGAAGGCCGAGCCGTGGCGTCCAG CCCGCATGCGCGAAGCCGGCGCGCGCGACGAGCGGCCGCGCTCGCCCGAGCGGCGCCGCGACGAGCGTCCGCCGCCCGCCAGGGACGACAGGGACAG ACGCGACGAGCGTGGGCCCCCGCGCGACGAAGGCGCCTGGCGGTCGGCGCGCGACACGCGCGACATTCGGGACACTCGCGACAGCCGGGACGCACGGGACCCGCGGGACGCGCGCGACCCGAGGGACGCGAGGGAACCGGAGCGTGACAG GGCGCGCTACGGCGGGCGCTCCAGCGGGCCCGGCGCCGACGGCGGCAGCTGGCGCCGCGCGCCCGCCGACCCGCCGCCGGCTCCCTCC GAACGATCATCAGCCTGGCGCACTAAAGACGCACCACCCCGCGACGACCGCTACCGCGACGCCCCGCGTGGCGACCGCGACCGCGACCGCGACGGGCCGCGCGACCGCGACGGCTTCCGCGACCGCGGCGGCGACCGCGACCGCTACCCGCCGCGCCGCGACGACGGACCCCGCGATCGAGATGGCCCGAGACGTGACGATGGACCCCGGGACCGTGACGGACCGAGAAGAGACGATCGCGACGGGCCGAGACGGGACGATCGCGACGGGCCGCGGCGAGATGACCGCGACGGACCACGCCGTGACGATCGGGACAGGCGCGACGACCGGGATAGACGCGCGCCGCCTCGTCGTGAGGACAAAC CCCGCGACCCCGACGGCGACGACTGGCAGCCCGTCACCCGCCGCTAG
- the LOC133528970 gene encoding uncharacterized protein F58A4.6 — translation MPLVTKIRLFRSNYTICYMSEELFVFPDKKYYDNLGVKSGDAWEFDIERCDGDRKTKSLKLVANALFLQPFVRECLNSVAYRTNVVNHLNERCGNPENGTAFLKLILKPPDSEVIDYAWNERILKLVWSRVEIENAFSWLSTLGGAYSALGDYFEDCAEEAGRISIRQYKLSQMLGDDALAARSKLYSALSYAQKGKLKLSRHIVRNVHAFGRLTHDKRLVRMCQGVWAKLKYLRSIKNSSGKGGGNGKIV, via the exons ATGCCATTAGTGACTAAAATTCGCCTATTTCGTAGCAATTATACAATTTGTTATATGTCTGAGGAATTATTCGTATTTCCAGACAAGAAGTATTATGATAATCTTGGTGTGAAATCCGGGGATGCGTGGGAATTCGACATAGAACGATGTGATGGAGATCGCAAAACCAAGTCATTAAAGTTGGTTGCAAATGCATTATTTCTGCAGCCATTTGTGAGAGAATGTTTGAATTCTGTGGCGTATAGGACTAATGTGGTGAATCATTTGAATGAGCGTTGTGGGAATCCTGAGAATGGGACagcctttttaaaattaattctgAAGCCACCTGATTCAGAAGTTATAGATTATGCATg GAATGAAAGGATACTGAAACTGGTATGGAGCAGGGTTGAAATAGAGAATGCATTCTCCTGGCTGTCCACCCTTGGAGGTGCCTACTCGGCTCTCGGAGATTACTTTGAGGActgt GCAGAGGAAGCGGGAAGGATATCAATACGCCAATACAAGCTCTCCCAAATGCTGGGAGACGACGCCTTAGCAGCCAGGAGTAAGCTCTATTCTGCACTCTCATATGCTCAGAAAGGCAAACTCAAGCTGTCAAGGCATATTGTGAGGAACGTTCATGCATTCGGTAGACTTACTCATGATAAGAGGTTGGTGCGTATGTGCCAAGGCGTTTGGGCGAAATTGAAGTATCTAAGGTCAATTAAAAATAGTTCTGGTAAAGGTGGAGGTAATGGTAAAATTGTGTAA